The Sandaracinus amylolyticus genomic interval GCCGTCGTCGTCGCCGCACGCCCCGAGGGCGAGCACGCACGCGAGGCCGATGAAAGAGGATCGAAGTTTCGACATCCGGCGTTGATAGCCGGCGATCTCCCGCGTGACGAGCGTTCCGCGCCGGTGATCAGCAGTCGACGTCGCGCGACTCGTGCTCGCGCGGCTCGTCGACGCGGATCGTCCCGTCGCGCTCGACGTGCGCGTGGCCGCCCATCTCGCGGATGTGGCAGCAGCGCCCGTCGGTGTAGCCGTACTCCCAGTCGTCCTCGCTGCGCTGCACGACGTCGATGCCGCTCGCCGCCTCGATCAGCGCGTCCGGGCTCTGCCCCGGGTACGCGCGCTGGAGCTGTCGATGGAGCCGCGGATCGCGCTCGCGCAGCGAGCGCAGCGGATCGTCGGGCCGGTCGACCGGCGGTCCCGGCATGCCCATGCACGTGCCCGGCTGGTGTGCCTGCGCGACTGCGATGCGCACACGCCAGTGCGTCGCGAGCGGCTCGACGTCGCCGCCCGCCGGCAGGACGTCGAACGACGTCTCGTGGCCCGCGCACTCGGGGTCGCCACAGCGCACGACGTAGCGCCCGGCGTCGAGCTCGCCCACGCGCATCAGCCTCGCGCTCCCGCTGCGCATCACGACCGGGCACACGCCCTCGGGCACCGCCGAGAGGACGAGCTCGATCGTGCCGTCCTCGCGCGGCGCGCGCGTCAGCTCCGGCAGCCCGTTCCGGCATCCTCCGAGCGGACGCTGCGGCAGCTCGAGCCACACCGGATCGCCCGCGACGTACGGGCCGGGCGCCCAGGGCCCGAGCGTCGCTTCCTCCGCGACCTCGGGCCGCACCTCGCGCACGCGCGCGCCGCCGCAGCCGAGCGCCAGCAGGGCCAGCGCGATCACTCCGCCGCGAGCGCGTCCATCTGCCGCGCGGCGTCCGCGAAGCGACGCACCACGTCGCCCGCCGGCTCGACGCGCTCGATCCCGTCGACGCTCTTGCCCGCCTGGAAGTACTGCTGGTAGCCGCTGCCCTCGAGCGACGCGCGCTTCAGCTGCCATACCGAGCGCATCGTATAGAACGTGCGCATCCAGTGCTTGCCCTTGGGGTGACGCAGCAGGCGCTTGCTCAGCCATCCCGCCTTCGTGCCCACCGCCTTCACGTACGACGTCTCGATCACCGCGACCGGCACGCCGCTGATCTTCTCCGTGAGCACGACCTGATCGGCGTGCGCGCGCACGATCGCGTCCTTGTAGTCCGCGTGCGCGCGGCACTCCTCGGTCGCGATGAAGCGGGTGCCCATCTGCACGCCCGCGTAGCCGAGCGCGAGCATGCGCGTGAACGCGCGCTCGTCGCCGACACCGCCCGCGCACACCACGGGCTTGCCGAGCGGCGCGAGCTCCTCGAGCAGCTTCTCCGGCGTCTGATCGCCCGCGTGCCCGCCCGCTCGCGCGTTCACCGCGATGAATCCGTCGACGCCGCCCTCGAGCGCGCGCTCCGCCCACTTGCGGCTCGTGACGTCGTGATAGACGGTGCCGCCCACCGCGTGGACCTTCTCGACGACCCAGCGCGGATTGCCGAGCGCGGTCACGAAGAAGCGCACGCCTTCCTCGAGCGCGATGTCGACCCAGCGCCGCATCCGGTCCTCGTAGACCTTCGACGACTTCTCGACGATCGCGTTGAAGCCGATCGGCTTGTTGGTCATGCGAGCGATCAGCCGCAGCCCCTCGCGCAGCTCGTGCCCGTGCACGAACGACATCGAGATCGGCTGCACGATGCCCATGCCGCCCGCGTCGCTCACCGCGGCGATCAGCTCGGGGTTGGAGCACGGGTACATCGCTCCGCAGAGGAGCGGCACTTCGATGCCCACGGCACGGGTG includes:
- a CDS encoding NAD(P)H-dependent flavin oxidoreductase; this translates as MTTTRSLETPLTRAVGIEVPLLCGAMYPCSNPELIAAVSDAGGMGIVQPISMSFVHGHELREGLRLIARMTNKPIGFNAIVEKSSKVYEDRMRRWVDIALEEGVRFFVTALGNPRWVVEKVHAVGGTVYHDVTSRKWAERALEGGVDGFIAVNARAGGHAGDQTPEKLLEELAPLGKPVVCAGGVGDERAFTRMLALGYAGVQMGTRFIATEECRAHADYKDAIVRAHADQVVLTEKISGVPVAVIETSYVKAVGTKAGWLSKRLLRHPKGKHWMRTFYTMRSVWQLKRASLEGSGYQQYFQAGKSVDGIERVEPAGDVVRRFADAARQMDALAAE